A genomic window from Planctomycetota bacterium includes:
- a CDS encoding DUF433 domain-containing protein, translating to MVNWHDHLESDSAVCHGQLRIRGTRVYVTNILDSLAEGATREQIIASFPSVQTADIDAALAYAADLAREESILPIAGR from the coding sequence ATGGTGAACTGGCATGACCATCTCGAATCCGATTCCGCCGTGTGTCATGGTCAACTGCGCATCCGGGGTACGCGCGTGTACGTGACGAATATCCTCGACTCCCTCGCCGAGGGCGCCACGCGCGAACAGATCATCGCCAGCTTTCCGTCGGTCCAGACCGCCGACATCGACGCCGCGCTCGCCTACGCCGCCGATCTGGCCCGCGAGGAATCGATCCTGCCGATTGCCGGGCGATGA
- a CDS encoding DUF4340 domain-containing protein, whose amino-acid sequence MNIKTTLIVLLIAVALAVYFIVVEPKTTTTQQREEQASQQPAESGTLLLAADAFPADKIKTIRIDKPGQPQVVIEKIGEDWTQTAPVRFKLQSWQVKPFVDQAKALRYTSTFKPADRSVKLDTLGLDSPLAKITYEGDGFKPVTLTLGSRAAAGRAYLTTDTPSETALVYVVDDALHQTAQQKNVRDMRDRSLASFEPGQARRIELKRDDLDLTLMERDTRWVITSPVTGRADRDKANNLIRALTSASVSDFVADNPANLAAFGLDKPAIELAVDVANPAPAPAPDAGKKDEKTPAKPAQTVTTHVLKIGAPTDLGKTKYFAMLDDVPAVFSLGKADVDKLNVKVDDVRDPKLTSALIDDAREITIKTGDNTLHMIKNPAWAFADPKPPYELDGQRMSELLDALFKTQAASFVDLSTVKLKEPVAEVTLALLAKTEPQTLKLYDHGSDQLLVVLGSETTGYVVPRADLKDLFEPALSFRERTVLDLNPDAIAKLTLTRSGEFPAKYELTRAAPKDKEKVGDWKLDGLDEQAVMNVIDMLHPLHAEAFLPESAVTKPEAAVLDIELADGTRYVLTVHPDSHIASLNAVDEPFKVSDDVAAAVAAELRDPLVLNLDIDKLAKVTSGPAIIRRDADGKYTISGDDKVTEKIAAGLFDELAGLRADHFVDAAPAGDPVATLTITTTDDKSQTLKVWSADNRVTAQLGDKVFTLPHDALLPLTLKEKPAPPKLPRSLPNLPGLPHGLPPGILPPQ is encoded by the coding sequence ATGAACATCAAGACGACCCTCATCGTGCTCCTCATCGCCGTCGCGCTGGCGGTCTACTTCATCGTCGTCGAACCCAAGACGACCACCACGCAGCAGCGCGAGGAACAGGCCAGCCAGCAGCCCGCCGAGTCCGGCACGCTCCTGCTCGCCGCCGACGCCTTCCCCGCCGACAAGATCAAAACCATCCGCATCGACAAGCCCGGCCAGCCGCAGGTGGTCATCGAGAAAATCGGCGAGGACTGGACGCAGACCGCCCCCGTCAGGTTCAAGCTTCAGTCTTGGCAGGTCAAGCCCTTCGTCGATCAGGCCAAAGCCCTCCGCTACACCTCGACATTCAAACCCGCCGACCGCTCCGTCAAGCTTGACACGCTCGGCCTCGACTCCCCCCTCGCGAAAATCACCTACGAAGGCGACGGCTTCAAGCCCGTCACCCTCACGCTCGGCTCGCGCGCCGCCGCCGGACGCGCCTACCTCACCACCGACACGCCCAGCGAAACCGCCCTCGTCTACGTCGTCGATGACGCCCTGCATCAGACCGCGCAGCAAAAGAACGTCCGCGACATGCGCGATCGCAGTCTCGCCAGCTTCGAGCCCGGACAAGCCCGACGCATCGAACTGAAGCGCGATGATCTGGACCTGACCCTCATGGAGCGCGACACGCGCTGGGTCATCACCAGCCCCGTCACCGGACGCGCCGATCGTGACAAGGCCAACAACCTCATCCGCGCCCTGACCAGCGCGAGCGTCAGCGACTTCGTCGCCGACAACCCCGCCAATCTCGCCGCCTTCGGCCTCGACAAACCCGCCATCGAACTGGCCGTCGACGTCGCCAACCCCGCCCCCGCCCCGGCGCCCGACGCCGGTAAAAAAGACGAGAAAACCCCGGCGAAACCCGCGCAAACCGTGACGACGCATGTCCTGAAAATCGGCGCGCCGACGGACCTGGGCAAAACCAAATACTTCGCCATGCTCGACGACGTCCCCGCCGTCTTCTCCCTCGGCAAAGCCGACGTCGACAAGCTCAACGTCAAGGTCGACGATGTGCGCGACCCCAAACTCACCTCCGCGCTGATCGACGATGCCCGGGAGATCACCATCAAGACCGGCGACAACACGCTGCACATGATCAAGAACCCCGCCTGGGCCTTCGCCGATCCCAAGCCGCCCTACGAACTCGATGGACAGCGCATGAGCGAACTGCTCGATGCGCTCTTCAAGACCCAGGCGGCTTCCTTCGTGGACCTCTCCACCGTCAAACTCAAGGAGCCCGTCGCCGAAGTGACCCTCGCCCTGCTCGCCAAGACCGAGCCGCAGACGCTCAAGCTTTATGACCACGGCTCCGATCAACTCCTCGTCGTGCTCGGCTCCGAGACGACCGGCTACGTCGTCCCCCGCGCCGATCTGAAGGACCTCTTCGAGCCCGCGCTCTCCTTCCGCGAGCGCACCGTGCTTGACCTCAACCCCGATGCGATCGCCAAGCTGACGCTCACGCGCTCCGGCGAATTCCCCGCCAAATATGAGCTGACCCGCGCCGCTCCGAAGGACAAGGAAAAAGTCGGCGACTGGAAACTCGACGGCCTCGATGAACAAGCCGTCATGAACGTCATCGACATGCTTCATCCGCTCCACGCCGAAGCGTTCCTCCCCGAATCCGCCGTCACCAAGCCCGAAGCCGCCGTGCTCGACATCGAACTCGCCGACGGCACCAGGTATGTCCTGACCGTCCATCCCGATTCGCACATCGCTTCACTTAATGCCGTCGACGAACCCTTCAAGGTGAGCGATGACGTCGCCGCCGCCGTCGCCGCCGAGCTGCGCGATCCCCTCGTCCTCAACCTCGACATCGACAAGCTGGCGAAGGTGACGAGCGGCCCCGCCATCATCCGACGCGACGCCGACGGCAAGTACACGATCTCCGGCGACGACAAGGTCACCGAGAAAATCGCCGCCGGCCTCTTCGATGAACTGGCCGGCCTGCGCGCTGATCATTTCGTCGACGCCGCCCCCGCAGGCGACCCCGTCGCGACGCTGACGATCACCACCACCGACGACAAATCGCAGACGCTTAAAGTCTGGAGCGCCGACAACCGCGTCACCGCCCAGCTCGGCGACAAAGTCTTCACCCTCCCGCACGATGCCCTGCTCCCCCTGACCCTCAAGGAAAAACCCGCCCCGCCCAAACTCCCCCGCTCCCTCCCCAACCTCCCCGGACTCCCGCATGGCCTCCCCCCCGGCATCCTCCCGCCGCAGTGA
- a CDS encoding family 20 glycosylhydrolase encodes MRRIGFAAVMAAGLFSHAAALAAEPWLGVHVMIFGDGSLRELQTQLPALHARGVTHLIVEINYNFAFQSHPEVAEEGGVTAASAHTFAAAARAAGIEVIPEMNCLGHQSWKKQTLKLLTAHPELDETPGKYPQNQGIYCRSWCPRNPETDTIAFALIDEIAEAFEAKMFHVGMDEVFIISSEHCERCKGTDPAASFALAVNHLHQHIVGERKMTMLMWGDRLLDAAATGYGEWEASANGTSAAIDRIPKDIVMCDWHYGKRATYPSISIFMDKGFRVWPAGWKDAEAAKALAADARQHEGPGMMGYLCTTWAAVKFEKLPAWGPMTGAFEVMTRK; translated from the coding sequence ATGCGACGGATTGGTTTTGCGGCGGTGATGGCGGCAGGTCTGTTTTCGCATGCCGCGGCTCTGGCCGCGGAACCGTGGTTGGGCGTGCATGTCATGATCTTCGGCGACGGGTCGCTGCGGGAATTGCAGACGCAGCTTCCGGCCCTGCACGCGCGGGGCGTCACGCATCTCATCGTGGAAATAAATTACAACTTCGCCTTCCAATCGCATCCGGAAGTCGCCGAAGAAGGCGGAGTCACGGCGGCGTCGGCGCATACATTCGCGGCGGCGGCGCGGGCGGCGGGGATCGAAGTCATCCCCGAGATGAATTGTCTGGGGCATCAGTCATGGAAAAAGCAGACGCTCAAGCTGCTGACGGCGCATCCGGAACTGGACGAAACCCCCGGGAAATACCCGCAAAATCAGGGGATTTATTGTCGAAGCTGGTGCCCCCGGAATCCGGAAACGGACACGATCGCATTTGCCCTGATTGACGAGATCGCCGAGGCGTTCGAGGCGAAGATGTTTCACGTGGGCATGGATGAGGTGTTCATCATTTCATCGGAGCATTGCGAGCGCTGCAAGGGGACGGATCCGGCGGCTTCGTTCGCGCTGGCGGTGAACCATCTGCATCAGCACATCGTCGGCGAGCGGAAGATGACGATGCTCATGTGGGGCGACCGGCTGCTCGACGCGGCGGCGACGGGCTACGGCGAATGGGAGGCGTCGGCCAACGGGACGAGCGCGGCGATCGACCGGATTCCCAAGGACATCGTGATGTGCGATTGGCACTACGGGAAGCGCGCGACGTATCCGTCGATTTCGATTTTCATGGACAAGGGATTTCGCGTCTGGCCGGCGGGTTGGAAGGATGCGGAGGCGGCGAAGGCGCTGGCGGCGGATGCGAGACAGCACGAAGGGCCGGGCATGATGGGGTATCTGTGCACGACCTGGGCGGCGGTCAAATTCGAGAAGCTGCCGGCCTGGGGGCCGATGACGGGGGCGTTTGAGGTGATGACGCGGAAGTAG
- a CDS encoding ABC transporter permease subunit, translated as MNNTLAIARRELSSFFFSPIAYVVMAVFALLSGLFFLAAPNGSFAPGEPAQMRHAFFWLVWVLIAIVPAISMRLVSEELRMGTIEPLMTSPISDVEVILGKWLGGLSFFVVLLVPTFVFVALLAIWGKPDYGPIFTGYLGMLLVGGLYMAIGTLASVLTRNQIIAFLLTVFLILLLTVVTYFVPSYLPVRFAEAVLYVNVNEQYGAFSKGLIDTSNFVFFLSGIALFLVLAVKALESRKWR; from the coding sequence ATGAACAACACACTCGCCATCGCACGACGTGAACTATCAAGCTTCTTCTTCTCGCCGATCGCTTATGTGGTCATGGCGGTGTTCGCCCTGCTGTCGGGGCTGTTTTTTCTGGCGGCGCCCAACGGGAGCTTCGCTCCCGGCGAGCCGGCGCAGATGCGTCATGCCTTCTTCTGGCTCGTCTGGGTGCTGATCGCCATCGTCCCCGCCATCAGCATGCGCCTCGTCAGCGAAGAGCTGCGCATGGGCACGATCGAGCCGCTGATGACCAGCCCGATCAGCGATGTAGAGGTCATCCTCGGCAAATGGCTCGGCGGGCTGAGCTTCTTCGTCGTCCTGCTCGTGCCGACGTTCGTGTTCGTCGCGCTCCTGGCCATCTGGGGCAAGCCCGACTACGGACCGATCTTCACCGGCTACCTCGGCATGCTCCTGGTCGGCGGGCTGTACATGGCCATCGGCACGCTCGCGTCCGTGCTGACCCGCAATCAGATCATCGCCTTCCTGCTGACCGTGTTTCTGATTCTGCTGCTCACCGTGGTGACTTATTTCGTCCCCAGCTATCTGCCCGTCCGGTTCGCCGAGGCGGTGCTGTACGTGAACGTCAACGAACAGTACGGCGCGTTTTCCAAGGGGCTCATCGACACGAGCAACTTCGTGTTCTTCCTCAGCGGCATCGCGCTGTTTCTCGTGCTGGCGGTCAAGGCGCTGGAGTCGCGCAAGTGGCGTTAA